One part of the Cyprinus carpio isolate SPL01 chromosome A25, ASM1834038v1, whole genome shotgun sequence genome encodes these proteins:
- the LOC109072719 gene encoding ribonuclease P protein subunit p25-like protein, whose product MFTPSRELHNNTQSTCTTSVTPSKPDPTNPTGSSSKPKLDGFRKVCSTGEPTPCPIPGLPSEVLEMRVKEGSKIRNLLGFAMSRIQGDGHTPPTSQVLFSGTGRAVTKTITCVEIMKRKVQGLHQLSKLQYRTVTEVWESQESSPVQMTVHRTLPSICILLSKEPLNPQEPGYQPPAEINALSEERKWPDGPQGAGKPEKRPASPCSHDLPSLKRAALGQDKIPALETVKKCCYKREEFI is encoded by the coding sequence ATGTTTACGCCGAGCCGAGAGCTTCATAATAACACACAATCTACATGCACCACATCTGTCACACCCTCTAAACCCGATCCCACAAATCCTACTGGGTCCTCTAGCAAACCAAAGCTAGATGGATTCAGGAAGGTCTGTTCCACTGGAGAGCCAACCCCATGTCCAATCCCAGGACTGCCATCTGAGGTGCTGGAAATGCGTGTGAAGGAAGGGAGCAAGATAAGGAACCTTTTGGGTTTTGCCATGTCTCGAATTCAAGGTGATGGACACACGCCTCCAACATCGCAGGTTCTGTTCAGTGGGACGGGACGGGCTGTGACCAAAACTATCACCTGTGTGGAGATAATGAAACGGAAAGTACAGGGTTTACACCAGCTGTCAAAGCTCCAGTACAGGACAGTGACTGAGGTGTGGGAGAGCCAGGAGAGCAGCCCGGTTCAGATGACCGTACACAGAACTCTTCCTTCCATTTGTATTCTTCTGTCCAAAGAACCGCTGAACCCGCAGGAGCCGGGATACCAGCCTCCAGCCGAAATAAACGCTCTCTCAGAGGAACGCAAATGGCCAGATGGACCACAGGGGGCTGGAAAGCCAGAAAAAAGACCAGCGAGTCCTTGTTCTCATGATCTCCCCAGTCTTAAAAGAGCTGCACTGGGACAGGACAAAATTCCAGCTCTGGAAACAGTGAAAAAATGTTGCTATAAAAGGGAGGAATTCAtatga
- the LOC109072711 gene encoding cytochrome c oxidase subunit 5A, mitochondrial-like, translating to MRSQSPHTALLPTPVRCACAVTRQSRVSSRSAILTILQSELCLSPVSRTMFRAALRLSVSGARSLTRSRPQYTASVAARSYSHGKQETDEEFDARWVTYFNKPDIDAWELRKGMNTLIGYDLVPEPKILEAALRACRRLNDLASAIRILEAVKDKSGPHKEIYPYVLQELQPTLNELGIPTPEELGINKA from the exons ATGCGCAGCCAGAGTCCACACACGGCTTTATTGCCGACACCAGTGCGATGCGCATGCGCAGTCACACGCCAGTCTCGTGTTAGCAGCAGGTCGGCTATCTTGACTATCCTTCAGTCCGAGCTGTGCTTGAGCCCGGTGAGCCGCACTATGTTCAGAGCCGCCCTTCGACTCTCAGTCTCCGGTGCTCGGAGTTTAACAAGGTCACGGCCACAATATACAG CCTCAGTAGCTGCTCGTTCTTATTCTCATGGCAAACAGGAGACAGATGAAGAGTTTGATGCCCGCTGGGTCACTTACTTCAATAAGCCAGACATTGATGCCTGGGAGCTGAGGAAAG gAATGAACACTCTGATCGGTTACGACTTGGTACCTGAGCCAAAGATCCTGGAGGCAGCCCTGAGGGCTTGTCGGAGGCTAAACGATTTGGCCAGTGCCATCCGCATCCTCGAGGCCGTCAAG GACAAATCTGGCCCACACAAAGAGATCTACCCCTACGTTCTCCAAGAGCTGCAGCCTACCCTCAATGAGCTTGGTATCCCTACACCTGAAGAGCTTGGCATTAACAAAGCATAG